One genomic segment of Mycolicibacterium chubuense NBB4 includes these proteins:
- a CDS encoding type III PLP-dependent enzyme, which produces MDTRRRSQLRDELRVRAGRLSDLAATHGTPLLVLEPHLVARRLRRLHDALRGFELHYAVKALPHPLVLSTVAICGGGFDVATRGEVDLLQRLGLPISRCIHTHPIKKPADLDHAYAAGVRTFVVENAAEAQKFCGRPSDVEVLVRLAFRNPAAKSDLSSKFGVAPAEAELMVKHVLAAGVQFAGFTFHVGSQSSSVEPYRRALQQTLDLITQIDHALGVRTRVIDIGGGFPVSYRDPEPPVEEVGAIVDEVLGQDRDEFTLLAEPGRFLAADCMTLLTSVVGTALRDGRVWHYLDDGVYGSYSNVMTEDVHPPILALSELEGRDVALEPVTLAGPTCDSADVVARDYPMPVLRLGDLVVSPMMGAYTSVTASSFNGIAPTPIVMA; this is translated from the coding sequence GTGGACACCCGACGACGGTCTCAGCTGCGTGACGAACTGCGGGTCCGTGCGGGCCGCTTGTCCGATCTCGCGGCAACACACGGGACACCGCTGCTCGTGCTCGAACCCCACCTCGTGGCCCGACGGTTGCGTCGGCTGCACGACGCTCTGCGCGGCTTCGAGCTGCACTATGCGGTGAAGGCGTTGCCGCATCCGCTCGTGCTGTCGACCGTCGCGATCTGCGGCGGCGGTTTCGACGTGGCGACACGGGGCGAGGTGGACCTCCTGCAGCGGCTCGGGCTTCCGATCAGTCGGTGCATCCACACCCATCCGATCAAGAAGCCCGCCGACCTCGACCACGCCTACGCAGCGGGCGTGCGCACCTTCGTCGTGGAGAACGCGGCGGAGGCGCAGAAGTTCTGCGGGCGCCCCTCCGACGTCGAGGTCCTGGTGCGGTTGGCGTTTCGCAACCCCGCCGCCAAGTCGGACCTGTCGTCGAAGTTCGGGGTCGCGCCCGCCGAGGCCGAATTGATGGTCAAGCACGTCCTGGCGGCGGGGGTTCAATTCGCCGGCTTCACCTTCCACGTCGGGAGCCAGAGCTCGTCGGTCGAGCCGTACCGCCGGGCGTTGCAGCAGACGCTCGACCTGATCACCCAGATCGACCACGCCCTCGGTGTGCGTACCCGGGTGATCGACATCGGGGGTGGGTTCCCGGTGAGTTACCGCGATCCCGAGCCGCCGGTCGAGGAGGTGGGAGCGATCGTCGACGAGGTGCTGGGGCAGGACCGCGACGAGTTCACGCTGCTGGCCGAGCCGGGGCGCTTCCTGGCCGCCGACTGCATGACGCTGCTCACCAGCGTCGTCGGAACCGCGCTGCGCGACGGACGGGTGTGGCACTACCTCGATGACGGGGTCTACGGCAGCTACTCCAACGTGATGACCGAGGACGTGCACCCGCCGATACTGGCGCTCTCGGAACTCGAGGGTCGCGACGTCGCGCTCGAACCCGTGACGCTGGCCGGACCGACCTGCGACAGCGCGGACGTGGTGGCACGCGACTATCCGATGCCGGTGCTGCGACTCGGCGACCTGGTGGTCAGTCCGATGATGGGCGCCTACACAAGTGTGACGGCCTCGTCGTTCAACGGCATCGCCCCCACGCCGATCGTGATGGCGTGA
- a CDS encoding LLM class F420-dependent oxidoreductase, with translation MDFGLVLFTSDRGIAPAAAAKLADEHGFTTFYVPEHTHIPIKRQAAHPTTGDETLPDDRYMRTLDPWVSLGGAAAVTARVRLSTAVALPVEHDPITLAKSIATLDHLSGGRVSLGVGFGWNTDELADHNVPPGRRRTMLREYLEAMRALWTQEEAEYDGEFVKFGPSWAWPKPVQSHIPVLVGAAGTEKNFKWIAKSADGWITTPRDFDIDAPVKLLQDTWAAAGRDGAPQIVALDFKPDPDKLARWRELGVTEVLFGLPDKSEADVAAYVERLAGKLNALV, from the coding sequence ATGGACTTTGGGTTGGTGCTGTTCACCTCCGATCGCGGGATCGCTCCGGCAGCGGCGGCCAAGCTGGCCGACGAGCACGGGTTCACCACGTTCTACGTGCCCGAACACACCCACATCCCGATCAAGCGCCAGGCTGCGCACCCCACCACCGGTGACGAGACGCTCCCCGACGACCGCTACATGCGCACCCTGGACCCGTGGGTGTCGCTGGGCGGCGCGGCCGCCGTGACCGCCCGGGTGAGGCTGTCGACCGCGGTCGCGCTGCCCGTCGAACACGACCCCATCACGCTGGCCAAATCCATCGCCACCCTGGACCACCTGTCCGGTGGCCGCGTGTCTCTCGGCGTCGGATTCGGGTGGAACACCGACGAATTGGCCGACCACAACGTGCCACCCGGCCGGAGGCGCACCATGCTGCGCGAGTACCTGGAGGCCATGCGTGCTCTCTGGACGCAGGAGGAAGCCGAATACGACGGCGAGTTCGTGAAATTCGGGCCGTCGTGGGCCTGGCCCAAACCGGTGCAGAGCCATATCCCCGTTCTGGTCGGCGCCGCAGGCACGGAGAAGAACTTCAAGTGGATCGCGAAGTCGGCCGACGGCTGGATCACCACGCCGCGGGACTTCGACATCGACGCACCGGTCAAGCTGCTCCAGGACACCTGGGCCGCTGCGGGCCGCGACGGCGCACCGCAGATCGTCGCACTGGACTTCAAGCCCGACCCCGACAAACTCGCCCGGTGGCGCGAACTCGGCGTCACCGAAGTGCTCTTCGGCCTGCCGGACAAGTCCGAGGCTGATGTCGCCGCCTACGTCGAACGCCTCGCAGGCAAACTCAACGCGCTCGTCTGA
- a CDS encoding DUF4185 domain-containing protein, whose translation MSISMIRAQNPQGVVDAGTELSGKAAALDGLIGEQVRAVNRLRQSWFGRAANAAVARAYRDIQRQHLQHELIQARADALSAGGAGMVAGRSVVLAWVAIARSMFDVSDAGVVTPRPPNDTAPWVAIAACYTTIIQQLIQTFLHLDGQLAGTLAAIARGDIPGNDPAPAGGFGPGIDPDGFNNGQLTFHQQMAGFGDAETGAGGVGVPNTDLSIMGMTPDGRMFTIQGDTGVGMNPDTNGGPGARPPDGGNNSILYWKMDEHGKWVVDEVVKNPFPSQLGPGGKADISTIPTSTFNVGDTMYASVMNVDHWNGPPGQRPPGESGWVSRSSELWKSSDNGRTWARTSAVWRNDVDAPNNPFQVQSFAPADDGYVYMYGTADGRTNDGLHMARVPAQYVGDTSQYEYWNGTAFDHNQAQNSSPAVVQTPSGVSGIGEPNVHFYDNKVLLTFNDENGGVYTSSSTDGGVSWTDPTRVVSRGGVYGVFQSPFSGGDSIGATLSLWNPYGTALYEIENQDTRNLGAY comes from the coding sequence ATGTCGATCTCGATGATCCGCGCGCAGAATCCGCAGGGCGTCGTCGACGCGGGCACTGAGTTGTCCGGCAAGGCCGCCGCGTTGGACGGGCTCATCGGTGAGCAGGTGCGCGCGGTGAACCGACTGCGGCAGAGCTGGTTCGGGCGGGCGGCCAACGCGGCGGTCGCGAGGGCCTACCGCGACATCCAGCGGCAGCATCTGCAGCACGAGCTGATCCAGGCGCGCGCCGACGCCCTGTCGGCCGGTGGCGCCGGCATGGTTGCCGGCCGCTCTGTTGTGCTGGCATGGGTGGCAATCGCCCGCTCGATGTTCGACGTGTCCGACGCCGGTGTGGTCACACCGCGCCCACCGAACGACACGGCTCCGTGGGTCGCGATCGCCGCCTGCTACACCACGATCATCCAGCAGCTCATTCAGACGTTCCTCCACCTCGACGGCCAGTTGGCGGGCACGCTGGCCGCGATCGCCCGCGGCGACATCCCGGGCAACGACCCGGCTCCGGCGGGCGGTTTCGGCCCCGGCATCGACCCCGACGGGTTCAACAACGGTCAGTTGACCTTTCACCAGCAGATGGCGGGTTTCGGCGACGCCGAGACGGGCGCCGGCGGCGTCGGCGTGCCGAACACAGACCTCTCCATCATGGGGATGACGCCGGACGGCCGGATGTTCACCATCCAAGGAGACACAGGGGTCGGCATGAACCCCGACACCAACGGCGGGCCCGGCGCCCGCCCGCCAGACGGGGGCAACAACAGCATCCTCTACTGGAAGATGGACGAGCACGGCAAATGGGTCGTCGACGAGGTGGTGAAGAATCCGTTCCCCAGTCAGCTGGGGCCCGGCGGGAAAGCTGACATCTCGACCATCCCGACGTCCACGTTCAACGTCGGGGACACGATGTACGCGTCGGTGATGAACGTGGACCATTGGAACGGTCCGCCCGGTCAGCGCCCTCCAGGCGAAAGTGGTTGGGTGAGCCGGAGTTCGGAGTTGTGGAAGTCAAGCGACAACGGCAGGACCTGGGCGAGGACCAGCGCGGTGTGGCGCAACGACGTCGACGCTCCCAACAATCCCTTCCAGGTTCAGAGCTTCGCTCCCGCTGACGACGGATACGTCTACATGTACGGCACGGCCGACGGCCGCACCAATGACGGACTGCACATGGCGCGCGTGCCGGCGCAGTATGTCGGCGACACCTCGCAATACGAATACTGGAACGGCACGGCGTTCGACCACAACCAGGCTCAGAACAGCAGCCCCGCCGTCGTCCAGACGCCGTCGGGCGTCTCCGGGATCGGAGAACCCAACGTCCACTTCTACGACAACAAGGTGCTGCTGACCTTCAACGACGAGAACGGCGGCGTCTACACGAGTTCGTCCACCGACGGTGGGGTCTCCTGGACCGATCCGACGCGCGTCGTGTCTCGAGGCGGTGTCTACGGCGTGTTCCAATCGCCGTTCTCGGGTGGTGACTCGATCGGAGCCACACTGTCGCTGTGGAACCCGTACGGCACCGCTCTGTACGAGATCGAGAATCAGGACACGCGCAACCTGGGGGCGTATTGA
- a CDS encoding acetyl-CoA acetyltransferase yields MRIDPRTPVVVGVGQFTERIDDPDYRGMSAVDLATAAAQAALADTGADATAVAGAVDTVYGLRQFEISGPMPATLGKSNNYPRSVMRRLGGDPRRVVLEPVGGQGPQKLVTEAGDAIVAGNADVVMIMGSEPGSTAKYFANRDDKPDFTEHVDGQLEDRGHQIYSYIDEYTVQHGLTGAPVQYGLLENARRARLGLGVAQYRQAMAELFAPMSKVAAKNPFSSSPVERSVEEIETVTDENRMICDPYPRLLVARDTVNQGAAIVLTSVESARKLGVPEEKWVFLHGHSDLVEQPLLDRVDLGASPAAAHAAHEALRVAGLGVADIATFDLYSCFPFPVFVICEALGLSGDDPRGHTLTGGLPYFGGPGNSYSVHGIAETVAQMRDRPGRFGFVGANGGIMSKYSVGIYSTEPAQWRTSRSAELTARVAELPTVRVTKTPEGAGSVETYSVRYDWPVRTGIIVGRLDADGSRFMATTDDADLVGLMSDGDPLGAKISVTPTENGNRAVLR; encoded by the coding sequence ATGCGGATAGATCCACGCACGCCGGTCGTCGTCGGTGTCGGCCAGTTCACCGAGCGGATCGACGACCCCGACTATCGCGGTATGTCCGCCGTCGACCTCGCGACGGCGGCCGCGCAGGCGGCACTGGCCGACACGGGTGCAGATGCGACCGCCGTGGCCGGCGCCGTTGACACGGTGTACGGCCTCCGGCAGTTCGAGATCTCCGGGCCGATGCCCGCGACGCTGGGCAAGTCGAACAACTACCCGCGCTCGGTGATGCGTCGGCTGGGTGGTGACCCGCGGCGCGTCGTGCTCGAACCGGTCGGCGGGCAGGGGCCGCAGAAGCTGGTGACCGAGGCGGGCGACGCGATCGTGGCCGGGAACGCCGACGTCGTGATGATCATGGGCTCCGAACCGGGATCGACGGCCAAGTACTTCGCCAACCGGGACGACAAGCCGGACTTCACCGAACACGTCGACGGCCAACTGGAGGACCGCGGCCACCAGATCTACAGCTACATCGACGAATACACCGTCCAGCACGGTCTGACGGGCGCGCCGGTGCAGTACGGCCTGCTGGAGAACGCGCGACGGGCGCGCCTGGGACTCGGCGTCGCGCAGTACCGGCAGGCGATGGCCGAGTTGTTCGCGCCGATGTCGAAAGTGGCTGCCAAGAACCCGTTCTCGTCGTCACCGGTGGAGCGATCGGTCGAGGAGATCGAGACTGTCACCGACGAGAACCGGATGATCTGCGACCCGTATCCACGGCTCCTGGTCGCCCGCGACACTGTCAACCAGGGCGCGGCGATCGTGCTGACGTCGGTCGAGTCGGCACGCAAACTCGGTGTGCCGGAGGAGAAGTGGGTGTTCCTGCACGGGCATTCCGACCTCGTCGAGCAGCCACTGCTGGACCGGGTCGACCTCGGTGCCAGTCCGGCCGCCGCGCACGCCGCTCACGAGGCGCTGCGGGTGGCCGGTCTCGGTGTCGCGGACATCGCCACCTTCGACCTCTACAGCTGCTTCCCGTTCCCGGTGTTCGTGATCTGCGAGGCGCTCGGGCTCTCCGGCGACGATCCGCGGGGGCACACGCTGACCGGCGGCCTGCCGTACTTCGGGGGGCCGGGCAACAGCTACTCGGTGCACGGCATCGCCGAAACCGTGGCCCAGATGCGCGACAGGCCAGGCCGATTCGGATTCGTCGGCGCCAACGGCGGCATCATGAGCAAGTACTCGGTGGGCATCTATTCGACCGAACCCGCTCAGTGGCGGACGTCGCGGAGCGCGGAGTTGACGGCGCGGGTGGCCGAGTTGCCGACGGTGCGGGTGACCAAGACGCCGGAGGGGGCGGGAAGCGTCGAAACCTACTCCGTGCGGTACGACTGGCCGGTGCGCACCGGCATCATCGTCGGGCGGCTGGACGCCGACGGCTCGCGGTTCATGGCGACGACCGACGATGCGGACCTGGTGGGGCTCATGTCCGACGGAGACCCGTTGGGCGCGAAGATCTCGGTGACGCCGACCGAGAACGGCAACCGGGCGGTGCTGCGCTAG
- a CDS encoding IS30 family transposase: MGCRGPGRARLPESVRERFWAAVAAGLSPTAAATVAGVHGATGRHWAQQAGYRGESKHFGIRYTAQQRAVFWTAVRSAVPPAQAAVVAGVSEAAARRWLQQADHVPRTPFPAEADLVAESELTSRVRAPLRFVERCRLEQLLEHGYPPAQAAALMGRHKDTINREIARGQTRSVYRASMGQDVADAARKRPKVRKLEANPGLRAEVLQRLETRNSPEQIAGRLRQDFPDDPEMWVSHETIYQAVYVQPRGELAKELKSALRTGRIKRKPQGRNEIADRNRFKAGMVGISERPAEADDRAIPGHWEGDLIMGAGNTSAIGTLVERTTGFVMLLHLPGDHTATTVAAAMTAKVPEIPAILRRSLTWDQGTEMAMHTNITEATGLPIYFCDPHSPWQRGTNENTNGLLRQYFPKGTDLAFWGPGFLDQVAAELNARPRKRHNWRTPAEELDRLLSDPSTYVAATA, from the coding sequence ATGGGTTGTCGGGGTCCTGGTCGGGCGCGGTTGCCGGAGTCAGTGCGCGAGCGGTTCTGGGCGGCGGTGGCAGCAGGTCTGTCGCCGACGGCGGCGGCCACGGTGGCCGGCGTGCACGGCGCGACAGGGCGTCATTGGGCCCAACAGGCTGGTTATCGAGGTGAGTCGAAGCATTTCGGAATCCGGTACACAGCACAGCAGCGGGCGGTGTTCTGGACCGCGGTGAGATCGGCGGTGCCGCCGGCACAGGCCGCGGTGGTCGCTGGCGTGTCGGAGGCCGCGGCCCGACGCTGGCTGCAACAGGCTGACCACGTGCCCAGAACCCCGTTTCCCGCTGAGGCTGATCTCGTTGCAGAAAGTGAGCTGACCTCTCGGGTTCGTGCACCGTTGCGCTTCGTGGAGCGGTGTCGGCTTGAGCAGCTGCTCGAACACGGCTACCCACCAGCACAGGCGGCAGCCTTGATGGGCCGTCATAAGGACACCATCAACCGGGAGATCGCCCGGGGACAGACCCGCTCGGTGTATCGAGCCAGCATGGGCCAAGACGTGGCCGATGCCGCCCGTAAGCGCCCCAAAGTGCGCAAGCTTGAGGCCAACCCTGGGCTGCGGGCCGAGGTTCTGCAACGCTTGGAGACACGCAACAGTCCCGAACAGATCGCGGGCCGGCTGCGTCAAGACTTCCCTGACGATCCGGAGATGTGGGTGTCACACGAGACGATCTACCAAGCCGTCTACGTTCAACCCCGCGGCGAGTTGGCCAAAGAGTTGAAGTCGGCACTACGCACCGGCCGGATCAAGAGAAAACCGCAGGGCCGCAATGAAATAGCCGATCGTAACCGGTTCAAGGCGGGCATGGTCGGCATCTCCGAGCGGCCCGCCGAAGCCGACGATCGCGCTATCCCCGGCCACTGGGAGGGGGACCTGATCATGGGCGCGGGCAACACCAGCGCGATCGGCACCCTGGTCGAGCGCACCACGGGGTTCGTGATGCTGCTACACCTGCCCGGTGATCACACCGCCACCACCGTCGCCGCAGCGATGACCGCCAAAGTCCCCGAGATACCCGCAATCCTGCGCCGTTCACTGACCTGGGACCAGGGCACCGAGATGGCGATGCACACCAACATCACCGAAGCCACCGGGCTACCGATCTACTTCTGCGACCCCCATAGTCCCTGGCAACGCGGCACCAACGAAAACACCAACGGACTGCTACGCCAGTACTTCCCCAAAGGCACTGACCTTGCGTTCTGGGGACCGGGATTCCTCGACCAAGTCGCCGCCGAACTCAACGCCCGACCCCGCAAACGACACAACTGGCGCACACCCGCCGAAGAACTCGACCGACTACTCTCAGATCCGTCCACGTACGTTGCAGCGACAGCTTGA
- the sucD gene encoding succinate--CoA ligase subunit alpha: MSIFLNKDSKVIVQGITGGEGTKHTKLMLKAGTQVVGGVNARKAGTTVKHENSDGQEVELPVFASVAEAMKETGADTSIAFVPPAFSKDAIIEAIDAEIPLLVVITEGIPVQDTAYAWAYNVHKGEKTRIIGPNCPGIITPGESLVGITPNNITGKGPIGLVSKSGTLTYQMMYELRDLGFSTAIGIGGDPVIGTTHIDAIEAFEKDPDTKVIVMIGEIGGDAEERAADYIKANVSKPVVGYVAGFTAPEGKTMGHAGAIVSGSSGTAAAKKEALEAAGVKVGKTPSETATLAREIFESL, encoded by the coding sequence ATGTCGATCTTTTTGAATAAGGACAGCAAGGTCATCGTCCAGGGCATCACCGGCGGTGAGGGCACCAAGCACACCAAGCTGATGCTCAAGGCCGGCACGCAGGTCGTGGGCGGTGTCAACGCGCGCAAGGCGGGCACGACCGTCAAGCACGAGAACTCCGACGGCCAAGAAGTCGAGCTGCCGGTGTTCGCCAGCGTCGCCGAGGCGATGAAGGAGACCGGCGCCGACACCTCGATCGCCTTCGTGCCGCCGGCATTCTCGAAGGACGCCATCATCGAGGCCATCGACGCCGAGATCCCGCTGCTGGTGGTCATCACCGAGGGGATCCCGGTGCAGGACACCGCATATGCGTGGGCCTACAACGTGCACAAGGGTGAGAAGACCCGCATCATCGGCCCCAACTGCCCGGGCATCATCACACCCGGCGAGTCGCTGGTCGGCATCACGCCGAACAACATCACCGGCAAGGGCCCGATCGGTCTGGTCTCGAAGTCCGGCACGCTGACCTATCAGATGATGTACGAGTTGCGCGATCTCGGCTTCTCGACCGCCATCGGCATCGGCGGCGACCCGGTCATCGGCACCACCCACATCGACGCCATCGAGGCGTTCGAGAAGGATCCCGACACCAAGGTCATCGTCATGATCGGCGAGATCGGCGGCGACGCGGAGGAGCGCGCGGCCGACTACATCAAGGCAAACGTCTCCAAGCCGGTCGTCGGCTACGTCGCGGGCTTCACCGCCCCGGAGGGCAAGACCATGGGCCACGCCGGAGCCATCGTGTCCGGCTCGTCGGGCACCGCGGCCGCCAAGAAAGAGGCCCTCGAGGCCGCCGGCGTCAAGGTCGGCAAGACGCCGTCGGAGACCGCCACGCTGGCTCGGGAGATCTTCGAGAGCCTGTAG
- the sucC gene encoding ADP-forming succinate--CoA ligase subunit beta, with the protein MDLFEYQAKELFAKHNVPTTPGRVTDSAEDAKAIAEEIGRPVMVKAQVKTGGRGKAGGVKYAATPDDAFSHAQNILGLDIKGHVVKKLLVAEASDIAEEYYISFLLDRANRTYLAMCSVEGGVEIEEVAATKPDRLARIPVDATTGVDETFAREIAEKGHLPAEVLDAAAVTIAKLWEVFVAEDATLVEVNPLVRTPDDQILALDGKVTLDANADFRHPEHAEFEDRDATDPLELKAKENDLNYVKLDGAVGIIGNGAGLVMSTLDVVAYAGEKHGGVKPANFLDIGGGASAEVMANGLDVILNDSQVKSVFVNVFGGITACDAVANGIVKALEILGDEANKPLVVRLDGNNVEEGRRILAEANHPLVIQADTMDSGADKAAELANK; encoded by the coding sequence ATGGATCTCTTCGAGTATCAGGCGAAAGAGCTGTTCGCCAAGCACAACGTTCCCACCACCCCCGGACGGGTGACCGACTCCGCCGAGGACGCCAAGGCCATCGCCGAGGAGATCGGCCGGCCGGTCATGGTCAAGGCTCAGGTCAAGACCGGCGGGCGCGGTAAAGCCGGCGGCGTGAAGTACGCCGCGACGCCCGACGACGCGTTCAGCCACGCGCAGAACATTCTCGGCCTCGACATCAAGGGCCACGTCGTCAAGAAGCTGTTGGTGGCCGAGGCCAGCGACATCGCCGAGGAGTACTACATCTCCTTCCTGCTCGACCGCGCCAACCGCACCTATCTCGCGATGTGTTCGGTCGAGGGCGGCGTGGAGATCGAGGAGGTCGCCGCGACCAAGCCGGACCGGCTGGCCCGGATCCCGGTCGACGCGACCACGGGTGTCGACGAGACCTTCGCTCGCGAGATCGCCGAGAAGGGCCACCTGCCCGCCGAGGTGCTCGACGCGGCCGCGGTGACCATCGCCAAGCTGTGGGAGGTCTTCGTCGCCGAGGACGCCACGCTGGTCGAGGTGAACCCGCTCGTCCGCACGCCCGATGACCAGATCCTGGCGCTCGACGGCAAGGTCACCCTCGACGCGAACGCGGACTTCCGCCATCCCGAGCATGCCGAGTTCGAGGACCGCGACGCCACCGATCCGCTCGAGCTCAAGGCCAAGGAGAACGACCTCAACTACGTCAAGCTCGACGGCGCGGTCGGCATCATCGGCAACGGCGCGGGCCTGGTCATGTCGACGCTGGACGTCGTCGCCTACGCGGGTGAGAAGCACGGCGGCGTCAAGCCCGCCAACTTCCTCGACATCGGCGGCGGCGCCTCGGCCGAGGTGATGGCCAACGGGCTGGACGTCATCCTCAACGACAGCCAGGTCAAGAGCGTGTTCGTCAACGTGTTCGGCGGCATCACCGCCTGCGACGCGGTGGCCAACGGCATCGTCAAGGCGCTGGAGATTCTGGGCGACGAGGCGAACAAGCCGCTGGTCGTGCGTCTCGACGGAAACAACGTCGAGGAAGGTCGGCGCATCCTCGCCGAGGCCAACCATCCGCTGGTCATCCAGGCGGACACCATGGACTCGGGCGCCGACAAGGCCGCCGAGCTGGCGAATAAGTAA
- a CDS encoding M23 family metallopeptidase, translated as MPQHRATRFSKAVSAPDSTEVTQIIPFNEFGDLNDSPDLDGPEFLSHAAFDREARVIHAPELDDLHDTDDLAPLHLVVPTEFRAEPQDRPRASSRAYRDSNTDVSDGTAATDIIDMRGRKGQHRKTEVPIKGRLMVAAMAVGATAAGAYTMTNSAQKAPAETVLASDQTALGGSGVITGSVDGMQVVSVAPAVNSSVHAEEITKAAAFAQERADREARLTRPQYVFPTHGVWTSGFGYRWGVLHAGIDIANSIGTPIYAVADGVVTDAGPTAGYGAWVKIRHADGTVTLYGHVNTWLVKPGERVMAGDQIATIGNRGQSTGPHCHFSVLLNGTDYIDPVPWLAKRGLSPGSYVG; from the coding sequence TTGCCTCAGCATCGCGCGACTCGGTTCTCCAAGGCCGTCTCGGCACCTGACTCGACAGAAGTCACCCAGATCATCCCCTTCAACGAGTTCGGCGATCTCAACGATTCCCCGGATCTCGACGGGCCCGAGTTCCTTTCCCACGCGGCGTTCGACCGCGAGGCGCGGGTGATCCACGCGCCGGAGCTCGACGACCTCCACGACACCGACGATCTGGCGCCCCTGCATCTCGTGGTGCCGACCGAGTTCCGCGCCGAACCGCAAGACCGTCCGCGCGCGTCGAGCCGCGCCTACCGCGACAGCAATACCGACGTCAGCGACGGCACGGCCGCCACCGACATCATCGACATGCGCGGCCGGAAGGGCCAGCACCGCAAGACCGAGGTGCCGATCAAGGGTCGTCTGATGGTCGCCGCCATGGCCGTCGGGGCCACCGCGGCGGGCGCGTACACGATGACCAACAGCGCGCAGAAGGCACCCGCGGAGACCGTGCTGGCCTCGGACCAGACCGCGCTGGGTGGCTCCGGCGTCATCACCGGCTCGGTGGACGGCATGCAGGTCGTGAGTGTCGCCCCGGCCGTCAACTCCTCGGTTCACGCCGAGGAGATCACCAAGGCCGCCGCGTTCGCACAGGAGCGCGCTGATCGCGAAGCGCGTCTGACCCGGCCGCAGTACGTGTTCCCGACGCACGGCGTGTGGACCTCCGGGTTCGGTTACCGCTGGGGTGTGCTGCACGCCGGCATCGACATCGCTAATTCGATCGGCACGCCGATCTACGCCGTCGCCGACGGCGTGGTGACCGACGCCGGGCCTACCGCCGGTTACGGCGCGTGGGTCAAGATCCGCCACGCCGACGGCACCGTCACGCTCTACGGGCACGTCAACACCTGGCTGGTCAAGCCGGGCGAGCGCGTGATGGCCGGTGACCAGATCGCGACCATCGGCAACCGCGGGCAGTCCACGGGACCGCACTGCCACTTCTCGGTGCTGCTCAACGGGACCGACTACATCGACCCGGTGCCGTGGTTGGCCAAGCGCGGGCTGAGCCCGGGCAGCTACGTTGGCTGA